In Maylandia zebra isolate NMK-2024a linkage group LG12, Mzebra_GT3a, whole genome shotgun sequence, a single genomic region encodes these proteins:
- the LOC101466305 gene encoding protein limb expression 1, producing MSDVKVEESIMSYLSQTETGAGPKDLNVVAILHNFWEQKQLNGSSSDSDGFGGKGAGQTESLLLYESAPSPGPPYVCYVTLPGGSCFGNYKVCETQAEARRDAARVALMNSLVNELPCRRIDPEFIAHSLRQAARDSAVSVEDACDSGTSIGTYSLLLHSYIGRSMLEFQEMMTIFQLLHWNGTLKALRERQCSRQSVIRYYSQRGLDEYVRSNMALDWLAREQRSPGLIGAELQVAQRELVLARRRGVELRFYKEKTEILSLALSQAYIHHTPEVFSHSLSRKYKQEHLPLDTFYSQETEAQRAPPLSHLPPVHKNTQQTVCEASGLSDSPSPCSEQTFEPLDDFE from the exons ATGAGTGACGTGAAAGTGGAGGAGAGCATCATGTCGTATTTATCACAAACTGAGACTGGCGCCGGCCCCAAAGACT TAAACGTGGTGGCCATTCTTCATAACTTCTGGGAGCAGAAGCAGCTGAATGGTTCCTCCAGTGACTCGGATGGTTTTGGTGGGAAGGGAGCTGGCCAGACAGAGAGCCTGCTGTTGTACGAATCTGCACCTTCTCCTGGACCTCCGTATGTCTGCTATGTCACGCTTCCTGGAGGAAGCTGTTTTGGTAACTATAAG GTGTGTGAAACTCAAGCAGAAGCTCGGAGGGACGCGGCTCGTGTGGCTCTGATGAACTCACTTGTGAATGAGTTGCCATGTCGACGCATTGACCCTGAGTTCATCGCTCATAGTTTGCGTCAGGCGGCCAGAGACAGTGCT GTTTCTGTAGAAGATGCATGTGATTCGGGTACCAGTATAGGAACCTACAGTTTGCTGCTTCACTCCTACATTGGAAGGAGCATGCTGGAGTTCCAG GAGATGATGACAATTTTTCAGTTGTTGCACTGGAACGGGACTCTGAAAGCTCTGAGGGAAAGACAGTGCTCTCGACAG AGTGTGATTAGATATTACTCTCAGCGAGGACTTGATGAGTACGTGCGCAGCAATATGGCTCTGGATTGGCTCGCACGGGAGCAGAGATCACCGGGTCTCATCGGAGCTGAGTTGCAGGTGGCACAGAGGGAGCTAGTGTTGGCCCGGCGTCGAGGCGTAGAGCTGCGCTTCTACAAGGAAAAAACAGAGATCCTTAGCTTGGCTCTCAGCCAAGCATACATTCACCACACACCTGAGGTCTTCAGCCATTCGCTGAGTCGCAAATACAAGCAAGAGCATCTGCCTTTAGACACATTTTACAGCCAGGAAACAGAAGCCCAGCGAGCCCCACCCTTAAGCCATTTGCCACCGgtccataaaaacacacagcaaacagTCTGTGAAGCCTCTGGACTCTCTGATAGTCCTTCACCATGCTCAGAGCAAACATTTGAGCCTTTAGATGACTttgaataa
- the riok2 gene encoding serine/threonine-protein kinase RIO2: protein MGKLNVVILRYLSRDDFRVLTAVEMGMKNHEIVPVSLLSSIASLKHGGCNKILRELVKHKLVVYERTKTVQGYKLNYGGYDYLALKTLCAREIIISVGNQMGVGKESDIYIVASPSGEQYALKLHRLGRTSFRNLKNKRDYHKHRKNMSWLYLSRLSAMKEFAYMKALYDRGFPVPKPVDYNRHAVVMELINGYPLCQVHELQDPSALYSEFMDLIVKLANHGLIHGDFNEFNLMLDDQDHITMIDFPQMVSTSHPNAEWYFDRDVKCIRDFFAKRFNYESELFPTFKDIRRSYSLDVEVSASGFTKDMERDGALLHPAGPEDDEEEEEDDEEEEEEDDDDGDNDDEDAKEATDEEREEAVDMEEYKHAMLELEGLRISETPAETQDQDGEKSKNKVQEDQETETASSPPGDEETEKQLDEELEEAEDEFPELADLSASNKEFKPFRDADSLLQIVEHRRKRTDSEATMGSTGSCSTIPPEVIRQKVRRQLTKQQKAAQRRRLQKGEANLETKSRRENQNNIKSSMETSEFWG from the exons GTTGAGATGGGGATGAAAAACCATGAGATTGTTCCAGTAAGTCTTCTGTCTTCCATTGCAAGCCTCAAGCACGGTGGCTGCAACAAGATCCTCAGAGAGCTTGTGAAACACAAGCTCGTGGTCTATGAGCGCACCAAGA CTGTCCAGGGTTACAAGTTGAATTATGGAGGATATGACTACTTGGCCTTAAAGACTTTGTGCGCCAGAGAAATAATCATTTCTGTTGGCAACCAAATGGGTGTTGGCAAAGAGTCGG ATATATATATTGTGGCGAGTCCAAGCGGAGAGCAGTATGCTCTGAAGCTGCACAGGTTGGGGCGTACATCTTTCAGGAATCTGAAGAACAAGAGAGATTACcacaaacacaggaagaacatgtcCTGGCTCTATCTCTCCCGCCTCTCTGCCATGAAGGAGTTTGCCTACATGAAG GCATTGTACGATCGAGGCTTTCCAGTTCCCAAACCTGTGGATTATAACAGACATGCTGTAGTGATGGAGCTCATCAATGGATATCCGCT GTGTCAGGTTCATGAATTACAGGATCCATCAGCCTTGTACAGTGAGTTCATGGACCTCATAGTCAAACTGGCCAATCATGGCCTGATTCATGGAGATTTTAACGAGTTCAACCTCATGTTGGATGACCAGGACCACATAACAATGATTGACTTCCCTCAGATGGTGTCTACATCACACCCCAATGCTGAATG GTACTTTGATCGAGACGTCAAATGTATCCGCGACTTCTTTGCAAAGCGATTCAATTATGAAAGCGAGCTCTTTCCAACTTTCAAAGACATCAG GCGGTCATATTCTCTAGATGTTGAAGTCTCAGCCAGTGGCTTTACGAAAGACATGGAGCGAGATGGTGCATTGCTACACCCAGCTGGACCTGAGgacgatgaggaggaggaggaggacgatgaggaggaggaggaggaggacgacgaTGACGGTGACAATGATGACGAGGATGCCAAAGAGGCAACAGATGAGGAAAGAGAGGAGGCTGTGGACATGGAGGAATATAAACATGCAATGCTGGAACTGGAGGGATTACGAATCAGCGAAACACCTGCAGAGACACAAGATCAGGACGGTGAAAAGAGTAAGAACAAGGTTCAAGAGGATCAAGAGACTGAGACTGCATCTTCGCCTCCAGGTGATGAAGAAACAGAGAAGCAGTTAGATGAAGAGTTGGAGGAAGCAGAGGATGAGTTCCCAGAGCTGGCAGACCTTTCTGCCTCCAACAAGGAGTTTAAACCTTTCAG AGATGCAGATAGTCTTCTACAAATTGTAGAGCACAGGAGGAAAAGGACAGACAGTGAGGCCACGATGGGAAGCACAGGGAGCTGCTCTACCATACCACCA GAGGTAATCCGTCAGAAGGTGCGGAGGCAGCTCACCAAACAGCAGAAGGCGGCGCAGAGGAGACGTCTACAGAAGGGTGAGGCCAACTTGGAAACCAAATCCAGGAgggaaaaccaaaataacatCAAGTCTAGCATGGAGACCAGCGAATTCTGGGGATAA